The region TTCCGTCATCGTCGATCAGCAGCACATCGGCAGGATTGGTGCCGGGTGCGGTAACCAGGGCCAGGGCTGTGTCGTATGAAGAACCAGCCAGGTCGATGCTCAGCAGGGTGGGCTGGCTCAGGGTGAGCTGATACACCACATCTTTGGAGCTGCCCAGGGTTGAAGTCCCGCTGTAGTATCCGGTGATGGGATTGAGCAGATTCACCAATCCGCTGGCATCACCATAGGGGCCATGATCGTGATTGTAATGGATTGTGGTGAAGGAGTCCGTGTATGGCAGGGAATTGATCACGATGGGATTGCTTGCGGTATCGCCCAGCAGATAGGTGGTGCCGATCAGATAGCTGAATCCGGCACCCGTTGCGACTGAGGTCACATCAAGCGCTTCGTAATCCACGGCCTGATGCACAAATCCGGCTGGATCTGTGACCCTCATTATGAATTGATAGGTGGTCCAGGGAGGTATGTTTATGGGGGTTTGCAACAAACTTACCCCATCCATCTCATATAGAGTGTAGTTCAAAACCCCGATCCCTTGAATGCCGGCATTGTAAGCATCCGGCATGGCGCCTTTGTTTTGCACTGTCACAATGTAATCCAGGGTGCTTCCCGCCAATAAATATCCAGAAAGGGGCACACTTACGGTATAATCATACAGGGGGCTTTCCTGCACCTTCACGTTGTCGATCAGCCAGCCGTAGCGCTGAATTGAGCTGTCCGATTTCAGGCGGAAGCGCAGCATCAGGTTTGGCTGTCCCAGATAAGCTCGCAGGTCAAAGACCTCTGTTTTCCACCAGGTGTTGTCTGGAACAATATTGGTGGTTCCCCATTCCGGATAGGAGGACTCCATGAAGCAGGGACCTTCCGGATTGTTATTGATGGGGTGTACGTAAGCTCCTCCGCCAAGATACTCATGCGGCATGAAGATCATCCAAGTAATTCCGCCGTCGTTGGAGACCTCCACGTAGCAGTGGTCCCAATTGTTTTCCGTTTTGGCAATGTGGTCGAAGTACAGCAAGGGGAAATTTGCCGTGGTCAGGTCAAAGGTGTAAGTGGTGACCAGCATATTCGCATTGCTGGCCTGATAAGCATTCCAGGCGGATTGCACACCTTCGGAGAACAGCGTGGTATCCAGCGCCCAGGGGGTGTTGCTGGCGGGGTCGCTGACCATGTTCACGAAACCTGCCTCGAAATTCTCGAACCAGGGATAGGGCAAGGTAGGAGTGCCCTGGGTGGTGAAGTTGCCAGGGCCGGCCCAGGCGCTGTAAACATTCACGGAAGGATAGAATGAGCGCACATACCAGTCGTAGGTTGTGCCCTGCGCCAAACCCTGCAAATTGAAAGGATTGCTGGGCATCATGGGAAGATATATCCCCGTACCGAGAGTAAATCCAGGAGGCCCGTACTCAATATCCCAGATAAAGGCGGAGCCAGCCTCCGTCCATTGCAGCCAAGCATCGGTGAAATTGACCGTTGGTTCGAACAGGCCTGTGGGCGGAGGTGGAGAAAGTGTCGTCACCGGAGGCGCGTAGGCCGGGTTTGAGTTTCCCGCACCGTTGAAGGCGGTTACCCTGTAATCGTAGGTTTGCAAGGGCATCAGGCCGAAATCGACGTAGACGGTGGCATCGGTGGGAACAGTATTTCTGTAGTACCAAGTGAGGTCGGGCATCAATCGGGCCTCGATCAGAAAACCTGTTTCATTGCTGGAGTTGTCTGTCCAGTTCAATTGGACAGTATCATAGGCCATCGCGGTGGCAAAGGCGTTGGAAGGATGCGCCGGTACGGCCTGCGATGCAGTATAGTTTTGGTTGGTCTGGCTGGCGGTGATCAAGGAATAGTTCCTGTTGGATGGTGTGAAGGAATAGCCTGCCAGGGAAGGTGTGGCCGTTCCTGTATAGTTGTTGGAAACGGCTTTGCTGTATTGTCCGGAGGAGTTGGTGACCACCGAAGCGCGGGTGTTGCTGAAATCGACAGTAACCCCTGAAATGGGGCTGCCCCAGCTGTCGGTTACCTGGCCTGAGATGTTCAGACCGGGAGAGAGGTTGAAGTAAGCCCACTGTCCGTAGCTGTAGTCGAAACCGGGATAGGGAATGATGTTGTTTAGCGTGAAATATCCATTGTATGAACCGCCCCAACCGAAGTTGAAATGGAAATCCGACTGGGTAGTGCGGTAACCGTCCATCACAAAACAGTGGCCGAACTGCAGGGTCGTGTCATAGCCGTTGTAGATCACCGGTTTGCCATTGTCCAGATCCGCGCGCATCATGCTGGTCCAGGTGGTGGGGTAATTGCTGCGGTAATCCCAGTGGGCGGCGGGATCGTAGCCGAAAAAAGTCTCCATGGCATCGTTGGTGAACACCAATGCTCCGGAGGCGGTCGGGCCATAGTTCATCTCCACCCCCACCCCGCAGTGGTGGAGTAAAGTGGCTATATGTGTATTCAAGCTGCTGATGGAATTTGGCATACTGGACCAATTGTAGGAAGTGGAGGCAAAATTGGCGGAAAGAGCCCCGTAGGTGGGGTGGGTGTATGTGTGTGAGATGGAGCCGGCGCTGGGATGGTTCCAGTATTTCATCACCTGCCCCATTGCCGTGGCTGTGCAGCCGGCGTAGGCATGGAGTCCTGGGCCCCCGGCATCGTAGGGGCAGGAATTGTTATAGGGCCAGTCCTGATTCCAGGTGGTTTGCAGCAGCGGAGCCACGTCCCGAGTGGAATCCCAGCGGCTGAAGAGTCCGGCGCGGATTTCGTTCCACGCAGTCAGAGTCTCATTGTTGGAGTGTTTATCCCTGATGGCGGTCTCCAACTGCCGTTCATAGATACTCATCCAATACACGACGGCGGGACAGGTGATGGGGTATTCAAAATCGCCGCTGTCGCTGTAACCGAGGATGGGCAGGGAGGCATCGTCAGCGGCCACCAAAACCCAACCGCCGCCGGTTAGGGACAGGATGTAATAGAGGGCCAGCCCCTCCTTTTCGACAAGCTGGATCTGTTCAACTTCTTTGGCCGCCTGCTCCGGAAAAGCGTGGCTCAACCATATATATCCAACTTCCAACACCACCTCCTCAGTAACCGGCGCGCCGGCCAAGGAGGCAAAACAGAGGAAAACCAAGATCGATGCCAGCATTATTTTTTTCATGGCGATCTCCTTTTAATATTGCGGTTTGTTCTCAGCACATATTCACGCTGTCTTAGCCGGTCCCAGACAGCTTTGCCAAACAGGCAATTGCTTGCTGCACAAAGATATGATCAGCACGTGGTAGGTCACAACTCTGGAGTTTCATTGATTTCATAATAATGACTGATTCACTTTCGTGTCAAGCGTTTTGTATGTAATTCACCCATTATGCCTGATACTTTCGTGGAAAGTTTTCCACAAAACCAGAGCAAAGTTAGGATGGTTCGGGCCGCGGGTGTGCTCAGCCTGACCGGTAAAAATCGCCTTGACAGAAATGCTGTACCCAAAACCCATTACCCTCTGAGGAGATTTGAAATGATCGAAGTAATAGACCAAAGTTGCGTGGGCTGCGGCGCCTGCGTGAAAGCCTGCGCTTACGACGCCATCCGGCTGGAAGGCAAGCTGGCGGTGATCGATATCGATAAATGCACCCTTTGCGGGGCCTGCGTTCAGGCTTGTCCCTTCGACGCCATCGTGATCCGCAGGCAAGGGGCCGTTCAGACCGACCTGCAGGAACACCAAGGCATCTGGATCTTTGCCGAACAAAAGGACGGGGCCATTGCTCCCGTGGTTTTAGAGCTGCTGGGCAAAGGCCGCGACCTGGCGGAGCAGATGGAAGCCGAGCTCAGCGCCGTGCTGCTGGGATCTGAGGTTGAGAGCCTGGCTTCGGAGCTGATCGCCTTTGGGGCCGACCAGGTGATCGTGGTGGATGATCCCGAACTCAAGAATTTCCGTGACAGCCGCCATGCCAAGGCACTCACGGAACTGGCCCTCAAATACAAACCCGCCGTGATCCTCGCCGGAGCCACCGTTACCGGCAGGTCCTTCATCCCGCGCGTGGCCATTGATCTGCACACCGGCCTCACCGCCGACTGCACCGGGCTGGACTACGATCCCGAAACCGGAAACCTGCTGCAGACCAGGCCCGCCTTCGGAGGCAACATCATGGCCACCATCATCACCTCCAACCACCGGCCCCAGATGGCCACCGTGCGCCACAAGGTGATGAATTCCCTCCCCCGAGATGACAGCCGCTCCGGGATCGTGATCCAGGAACAGGTGGACTTCGATCTGGACGAGGAAGACAGTGCCTGGCTGGGTTTTGAACCCGAAGCGGGCACCCTGGTCAACATCACCGAGGCCAACATCATCGTCTCCGGTGGTCGGGGTCTCAAAGACGCCAAAAATTTCGCCTTGCTGGAAGAACTGGCCGCTGCCCTGGGTGGCGCGGTCGGAGCCTCGCGCGCCGCCGTGGACGCTGAGTGGATCCCCTATTCCCATCAGGTGGGGCAAACCGGCAAGACGGTGAAACCCACTGTCTATATCGCCTGCGGGATCTCCGGAGCCATCCAGCATCTGGCCGGAATGTCCTCCGCGGATTACATCATTGCCATCAACAAGGATCCCGACGCGCCCATCTTCAAAGTGGCGGACCTCGGCATCGTCGGCGACCTCTTTGAAGTGCTTCCCGCACTCACCAAAAAGGTCAAGGAACTGCGCGGATAGTTGTTATCTGCCACACCAAAGCCGTGAGCCTGTCCGTCTGCGAGATCTTTTACAGCCTGCAGGGCGAATCCAGCTTCGCGGGCAGGCCCTGCGTTTTCATCCGGCTCAGCGGCTGCAATCTGCGCTGCTCCTACTGCGACACGCGATACGCCTGGGGCCCGGGAACCAAGATGGAGATTCCCGAAATCCTGTCTAAGATCCACAGATATCCCACCCGGCTGGTGGAAGTTACCGGCGGCGAACCCCTCTGGCAGGAACAAACTTACGCTCTGCTATCTGCGCTGTGCGCTGAGGGTTACACCTGCCTGCTGGAAACCAACGGCTCGCTCTGGCTGGAGGAAATGCCGGCTGAAGTGGTCCGCATCATCGACGTCAAGTGCCCCGGCAGCGGCTGCGGGGATTCCTTTATGAAATGGAACCTGAAACAGCTCAAACCGCGCGATGAACTGAAGTTTGTGCTCACCAGCCCCTGGGATTACCGCTTCGCGCTTGATTTCATCAGAGCCAATTCCCTGCAGGACAGAACCATCCACTTCTCGCCAGTCACCTCCGTGCTCAAGCCCGAAACCCTGGCCAAATGGATGCTGCGGGATGGCGTGACAGCCAGGTTGCAGTTGCAGTTGCACAGGATACTGGACCTTAAATAGCCAATCATTCTAAGGGGTTGCGTTACTTTGTCACCCACTTTGGGTGGAAACATCTGGCTCCGGCAGCTTGATTCTGAGCATCCCCAATCCAGTTTCAGGATTGGAAAGCGCAGGCCCCGCCCTGATCACACCACCCATTCACTTCCCATTCGCCTCCGCTTCAGTTCCCGCCCACCCAAGGGGAACTGAGGCGGAGGCGGACAAGGGGCGGACGGGAGAGGGCTTAGGGCGGATCAAGCTGGCAGAATTCTGCTAACTCCAGCCTCCAGAATGAGTTGCGGATAACCCCAGCCAACCGGCCCCTGCAGTCCATGAGGCTACATAAGCTACTCTTAGATAAAAGCTTACATATGCCTCATGAACTTCAGGGGCATTATCTGGGTTTGGGCCTCAGATCTTCAGATCCACGAACTCCGTTTCCACCTGGTAGTTTTGGTCCCGGATCGCGGGCAGGGCCAGCAAAGCCTGTTTGTAGCGCTGCAACTGCCCTTCCTCCCTGCTGTCGCCGGTCTTGTAATCCAGGATCAGGGCTCGTTTGTGCGTGGTGTCCAGCAAGAGGCGGTCGATACGGTGTTCCCGGCCTTGATGCCAGAGGGTGAATTCGGTGAAAACCTTATCGTAGCCGGAGGGGAAGATCCGCTCCTGGGGCAGGTTCGAGCGCAGGATCTGGATCCGGGCCTGGATGGGTTCCCGGGTAAGCAGCGAACCAAAGCGGGCCAGACACTGTTTGGCGGCGTAGTCGTGCTCGGCGGGCAGGTCCAGTTTCACAAAGCTGAGATAGTGGTGAGCCAGGTCACCGAAGAGGTTTTGGCGGTCTTCCAGCCAAATCTTTTTCCAGTTTTTATGCTCTTCGAGCAGGTTGGGCCGAAGGCCGGCAAAGCGGTCTGTTCGCCTGGACGGCAAAACTCTGGCCAGAGCGGCCACAGTGACGCCCTCTTGTTTGAGGGTTTTGGTTTCTCCCTCCGCCGGCTGAGGCTGGGAT is a window of Candidatus Cloacimonadota bacterium DNA encoding:
- a CDS encoding C10 family peptidase, whose amino-acid sequence is MKKIMLASILVFLCFASLAGAPVTEEVVLEVGYIWLSHAFPEQAAKEVEQIQLVEKEGLALYYILSLTGGGWVLVAADDASLPILGYSDSGDFEYPITCPAVVYWMSIYERQLETAIRDKHSNNETLTAWNEIRAGLFSRWDSTRDVAPLLQTTWNQDWPYNNSCPYDAGGPGLHAYAGCTATAMGQVMKYWNHPSAGSISHTYTHPTYGALSANFASTSYNWSSMPNSISSLNTHIATLLHHCGVGVEMNYGPTASGALVFTNDAMETFFGYDPAAHWDYRSNYPTTWTSMMRADLDNGKPVIYNGYDTTLQFGHCFVMDGYRTTQSDFHFNFGWGGSYNGYFTLNNIIPYPGFDYSYGQWAYFNLSPGLNISGQVTDSWGSPISGVTVDFSNTRASVVTNSSGQYSKAVSNNYTGTATPSLAGYSFTPSNRNYSLITASQTNQNYTASQAVPAHPSNAFATAMAYDTVQLNWTDNSSNETGFLIEARLMPDLTWYYRNTVPTDATVYVDFGLMPLQTYDYRVTAFNGAGNSNPAYAPPVTTLSPPPPTGLFEPTVNFTDAWLQWTEAGSAFIWDIEYGPPGFTLGTGIYLPMMPSNPFNLQGLAQGTTYDWYVRSFYPSVNVYSAWAGPGNFTTQGTPTLPYPWFENFEAGFVNMVSDPASNTPWALDTTLFSEGVQSAWNAYQASNANMLVTTYTFDLTTANFPLLYFDHIAKTENNWDHCYVEVSNDGGITWMIFMPHEYLGGGAYVHPINNNPEGPCFMESSYPEWGTTNIVPDNTWWKTEVFDLRAYLGQPNLMLRFRLKSDSSIQRYGWLIDNVKVQESPLYDYTVSVPLSGYLLAGSTLDYIVTVQNKGAMPDAYNAGIQGIGVLNYTLYEMDGVSLLQTPINIPPWTTYQFIMRVTDPAGFVHQAVDYEALDVTSVATGAGFSYLIGTTYLLGDTASNPIVINSLPYTDSFTTIHYNHDHGPYGDASGLVNLLNPITGYYSGTSTLGSSKDVVYQLTLSQPTLLSIDLAGSSYDTALALVTAPGTNPADVLLIDDDGTTQVSYVDSGCNYVPAGTCYIVIGGFSANSGNCTLAVNSVPPPVQPTVTIQLDLTVPQLILSWTQNPDTRYSYDIYSDSNPYGSFANLVASNLNAGTYSISPIPSPMMYYKVVEKFCFPAHAKEAIIKADPFNQE
- a CDS encoding FAD-binding protein, translating into MIEVIDQSCVGCGACVKACAYDAIRLEGKLAVIDIDKCTLCGACVQACPFDAIVIRRQGAVQTDLQEHQGIWIFAEQKDGAIAPVVLELLGKGRDLAEQMEAELSAVLLGSEVESLASELIAFGADQVIVVDDPELKNFRDSRHAKALTELALKYKPAVILAGATVTGRSFIPRVAIDLHTGLTADCTGLDYDPETGNLLQTRPAFGGNIMATIITSNHRPQMATVRHKVMNSLPRDDSRSGIVIQEQVDFDLDEEDSAWLGFEPEAGTLVNITEANIIVSGGRGLKDAKNFALLEELAAALGGAVGASRAAVDAEWIPYSHQVGQTGKTVKPTVYIACGISGAIQHLAGMSSADYIIAINKDPDAPIFKVADLGIVGDLFEVLPALTKKVKELRG
- a CDS encoding radical SAM protein is translated as MSLSVCEIFYSLQGESSFAGRPCVFIRLSGCNLRCSYCDTRYAWGPGTKMEIPEILSKIHRYPTRLVEVTGGEPLWQEQTYALLSALCAEGYTCLLETNGSLWLEEMPAEVVRIIDVKCPGSGCGDSFMKWNLKQLKPRDELKFVLTSPWDYRFALDFIRANSLQDRTIHFSPVTSVLKPETLAKWMLRDGVTARLQLQLHRILDLK